A genome region from Pirellulales bacterium includes the following:
- a CDS encoding sulfotransferase, with product MSSSPVVMVEYQQAQRANHPEFVMQNEVCRPIFVLGLNKSGTSLLYLCLSRHPQLSAIQVPTSAPRRKHETSMLYLSDYNISEGHKLTSLPAKLRPSDHASCFAHPSYLPKYRLTEADVAADDWQLVHAAYHAAMVDSNKRLCEKSPPNLVRSRYLQALFPDATFVAIVRSPYANLSANAKKRNKWGTVAEQAAHWAGGYETLLTDSQHLRRLLIIHYEELVDNPRGTLAAVCAHCQLDYSPELLAGTSIECGVNDQLIALLTAADVRVITAACQDVMRRLGYDPLRSRGTNGDSRHAA from the coding sequence GTGAGTAGCAGCCCTGTGGTGATGGTCGAATATCAACAGGCGCAAAGGGCGAACCATCCGGAGTTTGTGATGCAGAATGAGGTATGCCGACCCATCTTTGTGTTGGGTCTGAACAAGAGCGGCACCAGCCTGCTTTATCTCTGCCTGTCTCGCCATCCCCAATTGTCGGCGATTCAAGTTCCGACCAGCGCGCCGCGCCGCAAGCATGAGACGAGCATGTTGTATCTCAGCGATTACAACATCTCCGAGGGGCATAAGTTAACGAGCCTGCCGGCCAAGCTGCGGCCCAGCGATCACGCCAGTTGCTTTGCGCATCCCAGCTATCTGCCAAAGTATCGGCTCACCGAAGCCGACGTGGCCGCCGACGATTGGCAACTCGTTCATGCGGCGTACCACGCGGCAATGGTCGACTCGAACAAGCGGTTGTGCGAAAAATCCCCGCCCAATCTGGTCCGTAGCCGCTACCTGCAGGCCCTGTTTCCCGATGCCACATTCGTCGCGATTGTGCGTTCTCCGTACGCCAATCTGAGCGCCAACGCGAAAAAGCGCAATAAATGGGGCACCGTCGCGGAACAGGCCGCTCATTGGGCAGGCGGTTACGAGACTTTGCTGACTGATAGCCAGCACCTGCGACGATTACTGATCATCCATTACGAAGAACTGGTCGACAATCCACGCGGCACGCTCGCGGCGGTGTGCGCACACTGCCAGTTGGACTATTCTCCGGAGCTGTTGGCGGGCACATCGATCGAGTGCGGCGTGAACGACCAATTGATCGCGCTGCTCACCGCGGCCGACGTGCGTGTGATCACCGCCGCCTGCCAAGACGTCATGCGCCGATTGGGATACGATCCGCTGCGGTCTCGGGGCACAAACGGCGACTCGCGTCACGCGGCCTGA